In Bythopirellula goksoeyrii, a single window of DNA contains:
- a CDS encoding M56 family metallopeptidase: MNTLEVTRWLGDFYLLATLLLGAELLACLFAGQPARRMALAWATAGGLGLLALLCALPSWSTWHLRSPAPLVATRTLITNVPENQITDFPTPQAQNMSVQNSRGTVSEVQPIEIDWAAVSIYLYLIGSAIVVVWLALGAWQVRRLRRVGEVAPEKIQILLTELTPAERPIPSVKVLSKLPVAVAVGLIDPVILLPRTLVEQARTGQIRSVLAHELAHLQHRDLSLMAGLRMLMVVLWAHPLFWLWRRRVRLDQEVLADTAAAELTSRSVYAEELVELARYTSTSRVPRLASSVGLWETRSQLKQRLALLLDEKLTILRSCSRQWWVGSLVVLLGLAGGLSLVTLTPAEPTFESQAEVAETEETQPVIKETPAAENTAWERTNKLFSKLYENRQPNTIFGICVNENGKPLPNTRVEVYAARFRGIDGESQVIFSTATDSEGRYWFKDVIDIEKEFPDGLPDNNYFLPKNIRVITVISREPNRVPGFVGNSMSSEVARHGEAYVHQMPPAQPLRGRIVDGQGEPVVGARVSAGTLPRIRGIPGDINTAMTDSNGEYAIDDLAAYDAEQMKRDFEQSQQAGSSAMSTYAGNDGKPWVRWLWVKHPDFAMKRVAIDKIPGRIDVELQPGAVLTGRVVTQEAGKAPEPAKNVDVRLQRDMTPDWGWEFNFQTTGARTDKEGNYRFESLPSGKYSCVAETAGWVTQGIEGVALKRGETTETPDLLMTRGGRVRIQLIDDKTGEPLNFEKPTKGFVNPSPRPRRNHHYFTPNIVEFSPEGIGEKQVPAGNYLFYASVPGSEGQPGWQATTYDNIRTEEDRDALPTHELKEGEVLELELRMQKEQEIAKGRLMQSPPPSDDEKKSHPRKSTEFTPATPPADGADRDSYENGVFVPEDPEKLNEKLDIGIEALDDDAYENGVFEDKTPIQR, translated from the coding sequence ATGAACACGCTCGAAGTTACGCGGTGGCTCGGAGATTTTTACTTGTTGGCGACGCTGCTCCTGGGGGCCGAACTCTTGGCTTGCCTCTTCGCGGGTCAACCCGCCCGACGAATGGCACTCGCCTGGGCGACGGCGGGTGGTCTCGGTTTGCTCGCCCTATTGTGCGCACTCCCCAGTTGGTCCACCTGGCATTTGCGCTCCCCTGCCCCATTGGTTGCGACGCGGACTCTGATCACGAATGTGCCTGAAAATCAAATCACAGATTTTCCAACGCCGCAGGCCCAGAACATGTCTGTCCAAAACTCAAGAGGCACGGTCTCGGAGGTGCAACCTATCGAGATCGATTGGGCTGCAGTTTCGATCTATTTGTACTTGATTGGTTCGGCAATCGTCGTTGTCTGGCTTGCCCTAGGGGCATGGCAAGTGCGGCGATTGCGAAGAGTCGGTGAGGTGGCGCCTGAGAAGATACAGATACTACTCACTGAGTTGACACCAGCGGAGAGACCGATTCCTTCGGTAAAAGTGCTAAGCAAGCTGCCTGTAGCGGTTGCTGTAGGACTGATCGATCCGGTTATCTTGCTGCCGCGCACGTTGGTCGAACAAGCTCGCACCGGTCAGATACGCTCTGTGCTGGCCCATGAACTTGCCCACCTGCAACATCGCGACCTGTCGTTGATGGCCGGACTGCGAATGCTGATGGTTGTGCTGTGGGCGCACCCACTCTTTTGGCTATGGCGACGCCGAGTGCGACTCGACCAAGAAGTGCTTGCCGACACCGCTGCCGCAGAGCTTACCAGCCGCAGCGTGTATGCCGAGGAGTTGGTGGAGTTGGCTCGTTATACGAGTACAAGTCGCGTGCCGAGATTGGCTTCGTCGGTGGGGCTGTGGGAGACCCGCTCGCAGCTCAAGCAGCGGTTAGCGCTGTTGTTGGATGAAAAACTGACGATCCTGCGGAGTTGTTCACGGCAGTGGTGGGTAGGGTCTTTGGTTGTGCTGCTGGGGCTGGCGGGAGGGTTGTCACTGGTGACTTTGACGCCGGCGGAGCCGACATTTGAGTCGCAAGCGGAGGTAGCCGAGACAGAGGAAACTCAACCTGTAATAAAGGAAACACCTGCAGCGGAGAATACTGCCTGGGAAAGAACAAACAAACTTTTCTCAAAGCTCTACGAGAATCGTCAGCCAAATACGATCTTCGGTATTTGCGTCAATGAGAATGGCAAGCCACTTCCTAACACAAGAGTCGAGGTGTATGCCGCTCGCTTTAGGGGTATAGATGGAGAATCGCAAGTGATTTTCTCAACCGCGACAGATTCTGAAGGAAGATATTGGTTTAAAGATGTGATCGATATCGAGAAAGAATTCCCCGATGGATTGCCGGACAATAACTATTTTCTTCCCAAGAATATTCGCGTCATTACAGTGATTTCCCGAGAGCCAAATCGCGTGCCAGGTTTCGTCGGAAATTCAATGTCCTCAGAAGTTGCTCGACATGGCGAGGCCTACGTCCATCAGATGCCTCCAGCTCAACCCCTTCGAGGACGGATTGTCGATGGACAAGGGGAGCCAGTCGTCGGTGCCCGGGTTAGTGCAGGTACCTTGCCTAGGATTCGTGGTATTCCAGGCGACATCAACACCGCAATGACGGACTCGAATGGCGAGTATGCTATCGACGATTTGGCTGCCTACGATGCCGAACAAATGAAACGTGATTTCGAGCAGAGCCAACAGGCTGGCAGTTCGGCCATGTCAACCTACGCAGGAAACGATGGTAAACCCTGGGTCCGCTGGCTATGGGTCAAGCATCCAGACTTCGCCATGAAGCGGGTAGCGATCGACAAGATTCCGGGTCGTATAGACGTAGAATTGCAGCCCGGGGCTGTGCTAACGGGACGAGTGGTCACGCAGGAGGCAGGAAAGGCTCCCGAACCTGCCAAAAATGTCGACGTTCGCTTGCAACGTGACATGACCCCTGACTGGGGATGGGAGTTCAATTTCCAGACCACCGGAGCCCGAACTGACAAAGAGGGAAATTACCGTTTCGAGTCGCTTCCCTCTGGAAAGTATTCATGTGTAGCTGAAACTGCTGGCTGGGTCACACAAGGTATCGAAGGTGTCGCGCTAAAACGCGGTGAGACGACCGAGACACCTGATTTATTGATGACTCGCGGCGGGCGCGTCCGGATTCAGTTGATTGACGACAAAACAGGTGAGCCCCTTAATTTTGAAAAGCCAACCAAAGGATTTGTGAATCCCTCGCCACGGCCCCGTCGCAACCACCATTACTTCACTCCAAACATAGTGGAATTCTCTCCGGAGGGCATCGGCGAGAAACAAGTTCCTGCGGGGAACTATCTGTTTTATGCCAGTGTGCCGGGCAGCGAGGGCCAGCCGGGCTGGCAAGCTACCACGTATGATAATATCCGCACCGAAGAGGATAGGGATGCATTGCCCACACACGAGCTCAAAGAAGGCGAAGTGTTGGAGTTAGAATTGCGGATGCAAAAGGAACAAGAAATAGCAAAGGGCAGACTGATGCAATCCCCACCACCGAGTGACGATGAGAAAAAATCCCACCCGCGGAAATCAACTGAATTCACTCCTGCGACACCCCCTGCAGATGGTGCGGACCGTGATTCATACGAAAATGGCGTCTTTGTGCCGGAGGACCCTGAGAAATTAAACGAGAAATTGGATATTGGGATCGAAGCCCTGGACGATGACGCCTATGAGAATGGCGTTTTTGAAGACAAGACACCGATTCAACGCTAG
- a CDS encoding BlaI/MecI/CopY family transcriptional regulator, with the protein MNDIQPTDRELEALKVLWEHDEATVREICDSLNASGEDLAYTTVLSLLQVMEQKGLVTHRSEGKAYVYLPAITREKTLRQLATGFLDRVFDGALDEYLVHALGKRKITADELAQLEAMLAEAKERSHCKNKKV; encoded by the coding sequence ATGAATGACATTCAGCCCACTGACCGTGAATTGGAAGCCCTCAAAGTGCTCTGGGAGCACGACGAAGCTACAGTGCGTGAGATTTGCGACTCCCTAAATGCCAGTGGGGAGGATCTGGCTTACACCACGGTGCTGTCACTTTTGCAAGTAATGGAACAGAAGGGCTTGGTCACTCACCGCAGCGAAGGGAAAGCCTACGTCTATCTCCCCGCGATCACCCGCGAAAAAACGCTCCGCCAACTGGCGACCGGCTTTCTCGACCGAGTGTTCGACGGGGCTCTCGATGAATATCTCGTCCACGCGCTGGGAAAACGCAAGATTACTGCCGACGAATTGGCTCAGCTGGAAGCGATGCTGGCGGAAGCTAAAGAAAGATCCCACTGCAAAAACAAGAAGGTATAG
- a CDS encoding endonuclease/exonuclease/phosphatase family protein, with translation MNILSRFASWGFLACIFWQQPHDCALGNTGTFIDRQQTTDLRVVSYNVLWDSIFPDRDAVQATKFARVVNALDPDLLNLQEIGFPYGEDPPKTDLELLNLMNTVAPLAGGASWYVHMGGDNVIVSKYPLSLKRTNTNPGGNKSQAIALVDLPDDQFPSDFYLMNNHYKCCGGVGSSEDALRQQQSDTIVSWLHDARTPGGLVNLAPGTPFAILGDLNIVGGQGPLNTLLDGNIYEEWFYGSDSPPDWDGSTLTDPHPIHNATGSTDYTWRNDFSSFDPGRLDYIIYSDSALDVGNKFVLNTVSMTSAQRLATGLERLDVTIGNSSSNFDHLPVVVDFRLFDFADSDFNFSRGVDGADLSTWQTGFGTPSGASRGIGDADRDGDVDGRDYLIWQRQHNNLGVQVAPVPEPATGCMLLISFLLLARPQANQLR, from the coding sequence ATGAATATCTTGAGTAGGTTTGCTAGTTGGGGATTCTTAGCCTGTATTTTTTGGCAACAACCCCATGATTGTGCGTTGGGCAACACGGGGACATTCATTGATCGTCAGCAGACGACCGATTTGCGCGTGGTGTCTTACAATGTGTTGTGGGACAGCATCTTCCCCGATCGCGATGCTGTGCAGGCTACCAAGTTTGCACGGGTAGTGAATGCGCTTGATCCTGATCTTCTGAATCTTCAAGAGATTGGCTTTCCTTATGGTGAAGACCCTCCAAAAACGGACCTTGAGCTTCTGAACCTCATGAATACCGTCGCTCCGCTCGCTGGTGGTGCCTCGTGGTATGTCCACATGGGTGGCGACAATGTGATCGTTAGCAAATATCCTCTGTCGCTAAAACGTACTAATACGAATCCTGGAGGCAACAAATCCCAAGCCATTGCGTTGGTGGATTTACCTGACGATCAGTTTCCCTCTGATTTTTACTTGATGAACAACCACTATAAGTGTTGTGGCGGAGTAGGGAGCAGTGAGGATGCCCTCCGACAACAGCAGTCGGACACGATCGTCAGTTGGCTTCATGATGCGCGCACACCAGGGGGGCTTGTGAATCTAGCTCCAGGTACGCCGTTTGCCATTTTGGGGGATCTCAATATTGTTGGTGGACAGGGACCACTCAACACGCTCCTTGATGGCAACATCTACGAAGAATGGTTCTACGGCAGCGACTCGCCTCCCGATTGGGATGGGAGCACTCTCACGGATCCCCACCCGATCCACAACGCAACAGGCTCAACTGACTATACATGGCGAAATGACTTTTCCTCCTTCGATCCAGGAAGGCTCGACTACATAATCTATTCTGACAGCGCCCTGGACGTGGGCAACAAGTTCGTACTCAATACCGTGAGTATGACTTCCGCTCAAAGATTAGCTACAGGCTTGGAACGGCTGGATGTGACCATCGGGAATTCCTCATCCAACTTCGATCACTTGCCCGTGGTAGTTGATTTTCGCCTCTTCGATTTTGCCGATAGCGATTTCAATTTCAGCCGTGGTGTGGACGGGGCAGACCTCAGCACTTGGCAAACTGGCTTCGGAACCCCGAGCGGGGCCTCTCGTGGCATTGGCGACGCCGACCGAGACGGGGACGTCGATGGCCGAGATTATCTAATCTGGCAGCGGCAACACAATAACTTGGGCGTTCAGGTCGCGCCTGTTCCCGAACCAGCTACCGGTTGCATGCTACTTATCAGTTTTCTCTTGCTCGCGAGACCTCAGGCGAACCAGCTGCGTTAG
- the metH gene encoding methionine synthase — protein sequence MSFHDCTAQLEALLDERILVLDGAMGTQIQALQLDEAAIRSERFADHDRDLKNFADILCLTRPEDITAIHRRYLEAGADIVETNTFGASPVGMDEFNLPVGLVREINAAAVACARQACDELTERNPDRPRFVAGSIGPTTKQTAISTKVDDPSYRAVTFAEMADSYYAQVVALVEAGVDILLPETVIDTLNLKACLFAIERYFGEIGSRVPVMISATFDKGGATFVSGQEVEAFWTAVSHFPMLSVGMNCALGPELMRPHLETLQQVAPVRISCHPNAGLPNEMGHYDLSPAQMAELVGEFADAGWLNIVGGCCGTGPDHIAAIAARMEGVRPHKPASVEPLLRLSGTRPMTLRPESNFLMIGERTNVAGSRKFARLIKEENYDEAIEIARGQIEGGANIIDINMDEGLLDGEAVMTKYLRLIAGETDIAAVPVMIDSSKWTVLEAGLQVVQGKSIVNSISLKDGEEEFLRRARLCRQYGAAVVVMAFDEEGQAADEENKVRICQRAYKLLTEKAGFAAEDIVFDPNILTVATGMEEHNNYAVDFINATRRIKESCPGVHVSGGVSNVSFSFRGNDVVREAIHSAFLYHAVQAGLDMGIVNAGQLAVYEDIKPQLKEMVEDVLLNRRPDATERLVDFAETVKGKTSMASGEDLAWRSESVEKRLIHALLKGIVKYIDEDTEEARQKYDTCLQIIEGPLMDGMSVVGDLFGAGKMFLPQVVKSARVMKKSVAYLTPFMEAEKEAAGTVGQARAKVLLATVKGDVHDIGKNIVGVVLGCNNFEVVDLGVMVSCEKILETAIAENVDVIGLSGLITPSLDEMVHVAREMHRTGSERPLLIGGATTSAKHTAVKIAPGYEHCVAHVLDASRSVGVVEKLISEENKPLFEAVNRKLQQQLVESYAKRQAVPLAPYDEACAKRFTCDWSKTDIPTPAFTGTRVIEDFPLAELRDYIDWSPFFLTWELKGKYPKIFEDANLGTEARRLFDEAQALLDRICNEELLQARGVYGFWPVASVGQDIVVYTDDSRTKERCRFHGLRQQWQRKGQDTFYSLADFVAPVEADRADYLGAFAVTTGLGCDELAAEFLADHDDFNSIMVKALADRLAEAFAEYLHARVRNEWGYGKSEQLSSEDLIAEKYRGIRPAPGYPSQPDHTEKRTLFELLDAEKQTGISLTEHYAMHPAASVSGLYFAHPEAKYFAVDRISPEQVADYAERKGMTVSEVERWLAPNLGYEPS from the coding sequence ATGTCTTTCCACGACTGTACAGCCCAGCTTGAAGCCTTGCTCGATGAGCGAATCCTCGTACTCGATGGAGCCATGGGGACGCAAATCCAGGCCCTCCAACTCGATGAGGCCGCCATCCGCAGCGAACGGTTCGCCGATCACGATCGCGATCTCAAAAACTTTGCCGACATACTTTGCCTCACGCGTCCTGAAGACATTACCGCCATCCATCGGCGTTATCTGGAAGCGGGGGCAGACATAGTCGAGACCAATACCTTTGGCGCCAGCCCCGTTGGAATGGACGAATTCAACCTGCCTGTGGGCTTGGTGCGCGAGATCAACGCCGCAGCGGTAGCCTGTGCCCGACAGGCTTGCGATGAATTGACTGAGCGCAATCCCGACCGGCCTCGCTTCGTGGCGGGTTCGATCGGGCCAACCACCAAGCAAACGGCAATCAGTACCAAGGTTGATGATCCTAGCTATCGTGCTGTGACCTTTGCCGAAATGGCCGACTCTTACTATGCCCAGGTGGTTGCCCTGGTCGAGGCTGGGGTGGACATTCTGCTGCCCGAGACAGTGATCGACACGCTCAATCTCAAGGCTTGCCTCTTTGCGATCGAGCGTTACTTCGGCGAGATTGGTAGCCGAGTGCCGGTGATGATCTCCGCCACTTTCGACAAGGGAGGGGCGACTTTCGTCTCCGGCCAAGAAGTCGAGGCATTTTGGACGGCCGTCTCTCACTTCCCCATGCTTTCGGTCGGGATGAACTGTGCGCTGGGTCCTGAGTTGATGCGGCCCCATCTGGAAACGCTCCAGCAAGTCGCCCCCGTGAGAATCAGTTGTCACCCCAATGCGGGGCTTCCCAACGAGATGGGGCACTACGATCTCAGTCCTGCTCAGATGGCGGAACTCGTTGGCGAATTTGCTGACGCGGGTTGGCTTAACATCGTCGGCGGTTGTTGTGGAACAGGCCCCGACCATATCGCAGCGATCGCCGCCCGCATGGAAGGAGTTCGCCCACACAAACCTGCGAGTGTCGAACCTCTGCTGCGTTTGAGTGGCACGCGGCCGATGACGCTTCGCCCCGAAAGCAATTTCCTCATGATCGGCGAGCGGACAAATGTCGCCGGCTCGCGCAAGTTTGCGCGGCTCATCAAAGAGGAAAACTACGACGAGGCCATCGAAATCGCCCGAGGTCAGATCGAGGGAGGGGCGAATATTATCGATATCAATATGGACGAGGGTCTGCTCGATGGCGAAGCCGTAATGACCAAATACCTGCGGCTGATCGCAGGAGAAACCGACATCGCCGCGGTCCCGGTGATGATTGACAGCAGCAAGTGGACCGTCCTGGAAGCGGGTTTGCAGGTCGTGCAGGGCAAGTCGATCGTCAACTCGATCAGCCTCAAGGATGGTGAAGAAGAATTCTTGCGCCGGGCTAGGCTCTGCCGACAGTATGGGGCAGCTGTTGTGGTGATGGCATTTGATGAGGAAGGTCAAGCGGCCGACGAAGAAAATAAAGTGCGTATCTGCCAACGGGCTTACAAGCTCCTCACCGAAAAGGCCGGATTTGCCGCTGAGGATATCGTTTTCGATCCTAATATACTCACCGTCGCCACCGGCATGGAGGAGCACAACAACTACGCGGTCGACTTTATCAATGCGACTCGCCGCATCAAAGAATCCTGCCCTGGAGTCCATGTTTCTGGAGGTGTGTCAAACGTCTCCTTCTCCTTCCGCGGCAACGACGTGGTGCGCGAAGCAATTCATTCCGCGTTCTTATATCACGCTGTCCAGGCGGGTCTCGACATGGGCATCGTCAACGCTGGTCAACTCGCTGTCTACGAAGACATCAAGCCTCAACTCAAGGAAATGGTTGAAGACGTTCTCCTCAATCGCCGCCCTGATGCGACCGAGCGCTTGGTCGATTTCGCTGAGACGGTCAAGGGGAAGACGAGTATGGCAAGCGGCGAAGATCTCGCATGGCGGTCCGAGTCCGTTGAAAAGCGACTCATCCATGCTTTGCTCAAAGGGATCGTTAAGTACATCGACGAAGATACCGAAGAAGCCCGCCAAAAATACGACACTTGTCTGCAAATCATCGAAGGCCCGTTGATGGACGGCATGAGCGTCGTGGGTGACCTGTTCGGCGCCGGGAAAATGTTCTTGCCACAAGTCGTCAAGAGTGCCCGTGTGATGAAAAAGTCCGTCGCGTATCTCACTCCCTTCATGGAAGCTGAAAAGGAAGCTGCGGGAACTGTAGGGCAGGCACGTGCAAAAGTACTGTTGGCTACGGTCAAGGGAGACGTGCACGACATTGGGAAGAACATTGTCGGCGTGGTACTCGGCTGCAACAACTTCGAAGTAGTTGACCTGGGCGTGATGGTCTCCTGCGAAAAAATCCTCGAAACGGCTATCGCCGAGAATGTCGACGTGATTGGCCTTTCAGGTCTCATTACTCCCAGCCTCGACGAGATGGTGCATGTTGCCCGAGAAATGCACCGCACTGGAAGCGAGAGACCCCTTTTGATCGGTGGCGCGACTACCAGCGCAAAACATACGGCCGTGAAAATCGCTCCGGGATACGAGCACTGCGTGGCCCATGTGCTCGATGCGTCGCGTTCGGTCGGCGTGGTCGAGAAACTCATCAGCGAGGAAAACAAGCCCCTCTTTGAGGCAGTGAATCGCAAATTGCAGCAGCAGTTGGTGGAGTCCTACGCCAAACGCCAAGCAGTCCCCTTGGCTCCCTACGACGAAGCCTGCGCCAAACGATTCACTTGTGATTGGTCGAAGACCGATATCCCCACACCTGCTTTCACGGGCACACGGGTCATTGAAGATTTCCCGCTTGCCGAGTTGCGGGACTATATCGATTGGTCCCCGTTCTTTCTCACTTGGGAACTGAAGGGCAAGTATCCGAAGATCTTTGAGGATGCAAATTTGGGGACAGAAGCCCGACGCCTGTTCGACGAAGCGCAGGCCCTCTTGGACCGCATATGCAACGAAGAACTGCTCCAGGCCCGTGGCGTCTATGGATTCTGGCCGGTCGCCAGCGTAGGCCAGGACATCGTCGTCTATACGGATGATTCGCGCACCAAAGAACGTTGCCGGTTCCATGGGCTTCGCCAGCAGTGGCAGCGCAAGGGGCAGGACACGTTTTACTCCCTCGCTGACTTTGTCGCGCCAGTTGAAGCTGACAGAGCTGACTACCTCGGTGCCTTCGCGGTCACGACGGGGTTGGGCTGCGACGAACTTGCTGCCGAATTCTTGGCCGACCACGACGATTTCAATTCCATCATGGTGAAGGCATTGGCCGATCGACTCGCCGAAGCCTTTGCCGAGTACCTCCATGCACGCGTTCGTAACGAGTGGGGCTATGGCAAGAGTGAACAACTCTCGAGTGAAGACTTGATCGCCGAGAAGTATCGCGGTATCCGTCCCGCACCAGGCTACCCTTCTCAACCAGATCACACCGAAAAGCGTACGCTATTTGAGCTCTTGGACGCCGAAAAGCAAACGGGCATCTCCCTGACCGAACACTATGCCATGCACCCGGCGGCTAGCGTGAGCGGGCTGTACTTTGCTCACCCCGAGGCCAAGTATTTTGCCGTCGATCGCATCTCGCCGGAGCAAGTCGCCGACTACGCAGAACGCAAGGGAATGACAGTCAGTGAGGTCGAACGCTGGCTCGCTCCTAATTTAGGCTACGAACCGAGCTGA
- the msrA gene encoding peptide-methionine (S)-S-oxide reductase MsrA: protein MTKQNTRFILFSLAIAGFFGGAALISQPTPIVLAETPDMQEKEKTDSIENLVTATLANGCFWCTEAVFRELKGVHSAISGYSGGRSKDPTYKEVSTGLTGHAEVIQVKYDPQEISFEELLEVFWKTHDPTTLNQQGADVGTQYRSAVFYHNDEQRRLAEEYKQKLDDSGAFSNPIVTEITKFDSFYPAEDYHQDYFALNHREPYCRRVIQPKLKKFRNVFHDKLKTRKEIAAMEETEAEAKNPDEVDWKNVNWKAKLTREQYHVTTEAGTERPFKNEYWDNKKPGLYKCVRCGLPLYSSETKYESGTGWPSFFKPIDVKNVTEHSDRSFFSVRTEIRCARCDAHLGHVFDDGPQPTGLRYCMNSAALNFQKAEKPAQEKEPAETP, encoded by the coding sequence ATGACTAAGCAAAACACTCGATTCATACTATTTTCCCTGGCTATAGCTGGGTTCTTCGGTGGGGCGGCGCTAATCTCGCAACCTACACCAATCGTTCTCGCGGAGACACCTGATATGCAAGAAAAAGAAAAAACTGACTCTATAGAGAATCTGGTAACAGCCACACTTGCTAATGGTTGTTTTTGGTGTACCGAAGCGGTGTTTCGCGAACTCAAGGGGGTTCATAGCGCTATTTCCGGATACAGTGGCGGCAGATCCAAGGACCCTACGTACAAGGAAGTTTCGACCGGGCTAACCGGGCATGCCGAAGTGATCCAAGTGAAGTACGATCCCCAGGAGATTAGTTTTGAAGAATTGCTCGAAGTCTTCTGGAAGACACACGATCCCACAACTTTGAATCAGCAAGGCGCGGACGTAGGAACGCAATATCGGTCGGCCGTGTTCTACCACAATGATGAGCAACGCCGTTTGGCTGAAGAATACAAACAGAAACTCGATGACTCGGGTGCTTTTTCCAATCCGATTGTTACCGAGATCACCAAGTTTGACTCCTTCTATCCAGCCGAGGACTACCATCAAGACTACTTTGCTTTGAACCACCGTGAACCCTATTGCAGGCGCGTGATTCAGCCGAAACTAAAGAAGTTTCGCAATGTTTTTCACGACAAGCTAAAAACGCGGAAGGAAATTGCCGCGATGGAAGAGACGGAAGCGGAAGCGAAGAACCCCGACGAGGTCGATTGGAAAAACGTCAATTGGAAAGCGAAACTTACCCGTGAACAATACCACGTAACCACCGAGGCGGGGACGGAGCGGCCTTTCAAGAACGAGTATTGGGACAACAAGAAGCCCGGTCTGTATAAGTGTGTCCGCTGTGGATTGCCTTTGTACAGTTCGGAAACCAAGTATGAATCGGGCACCGGCTGGCCCAGTTTTTTCAAGCCCATTGACGTGAAAAACGTCACTGAGCATTCGGACCGATCATTCTTCTCGGTTCGCACCGAGATCCGCTGTGCGCGTTGCGATGCCCACCTAGGACATGTATTCGACGATGGCCCCCAACCAACAGGTCTTCGCTACTGCATGAACTCTGCCGCGCTCAACTTCCAGAAAGCGGAGAAACCGGCACAGGAAAAGGAACCCGCCGAAACACCTTAA
- a CDS encoding DUF6384 family protein, with protein sequence MPQIQIAQPPAQQQDPPVEKTEEIGTTEPKQLSLEELLRIMDVATTLRKEHDVVEEQLNLDQIKVRLRERLLEAAKVTGERVTAEQIDTAIENYYDKLHTFEEPKWSFSVLMAQIYVRRATIIKWAIGIGAIVALLWTLLIAVMLPVERPLLAAETKTGRCARPAFGTRSLAACQAVATLQGQRAT encoded by the coding sequence ATGCCACAGATTCAAATCGCCCAACCACCTGCCCAACAGCAAGATCCGCCGGTCGAGAAGACCGAGGAAATAGGCACAACCGAACCAAAGCAGCTCAGCCTAGAGGAATTGCTGCGAATCATGGACGTGGCCACGACGCTGCGCAAAGAACACGATGTGGTCGAGGAGCAATTAAACCTGGACCAAATCAAAGTCCGTTTGAGAGAGCGACTTCTGGAAGCGGCCAAAGTGACCGGCGAGCGGGTGACGGCCGAGCAGATCGATACGGCAATCGAGAACTATTACGACAAGCTACACACTTTCGAAGAACCCAAGTGGAGCTTCTCAGTGCTCATGGCGCAGATCTACGTGCGACGAGCAACCATCATCAAGTGGGCAATTGGGATCGGCGCCATTGTGGCCCTGCTGTGGACCCTGTTGATCGCTGTCATGTTGCCCGTAGAACGGCCACTCTTGGCCGCTGAAACGAAGACGGGCAGGTGTGCCCGTCCTGCTTTCGGAACCCGCTCACTTGCCGCCTGCCAAGCAGTTGCAACTCTACAGGGGCAGCGGGCAACATGA